In the Triticum dicoccoides isolate Atlit2015 ecotype Zavitan unplaced genomic scaffold, WEW_v2.0 scaffold16131, whole genome shotgun sequence genome, one interval contains:
- the LOC119344252 gene encoding senescence-specific cysteine protease SAG39-like: MAIHKALLLAILGCICLCGTVIAARELNDDLLMVAKHENWMAQYGRVYKDTTEKARRFEVFKGNVEFIETFNAQNHKFWLGVNQFADITNDEFKTTNTNKGFKANSMRVLSSGFRYENLSLDALPATVDWRAKGAVTPVKDQGQCGCCWAFSAVAATEGIVKLKTGKLISLSEQELVDCDVHGQDQGCEGGLMDDAFKFIIKNGGLTMESSYPYTAADGKCKAGSNSAATITGFEDVPANNEGALMKAVANQPVSVAVDGGDMTFQFYSGGVMTGSCGTDLDHGIAAIGYGKTSDGTSYWLMKNSWGTTWGEDGYLRMEKDIADKKGMCGLAMEPSYPTK, translated from the exons ATGGCCATCCACAAGGCTTTGCTTCTTGCCATCCTCGGTTGCATCTGCCTCTGTGGTACAGTCATTGCAGCTCGTGAGCTGAATGATGACTTGTTGATGGTGGCGAAGCATGAGAACTGGATGGCTCAGTATGGCCGTGTGTACAAGGACACCACTGAGAAGGCACGTCGGTTCGAGGTTTTCAAAGGCAACGTCGAGTTCATTGAAACATTCAATGCCCAAAATCACAAGTTCTGGCTTGGCGTCAACCAATTTGCTGATATCACAAATGATGAGTTCAAGACAACCAACACAAACAAGGGATTCAAAGCAAACTCCATGAGAGTTCTTTCTTCTGGATTCAGGTATGAGAATTTGAGTTTGGATGCCCTTCCAGCAACGGTGGACTGGAGGGCCAAGGGAGCCGTCACTCCTGTCAAGGATCAAGGCCAGTGTG GCTGCTGTTGGGCATTTTCTGCTGTTGCCGCGACAGAGGGCATTGTAAAACTAAAAACCGGGAAGTTGATCTCACTGTCGGAGCAAGAGTTGGTTGACTGTGATGTTCATGGTCAAGATCAAGGCTGCGAGGGAGGACTCATGGATGATGCCTTCAAATTCATTATCAAGAATGGAGGCCTTACTATGGAGTCAAGCTACCCATATACTGCAGCTGACGGCAAGTGCAAGGCTGGATCCAACAGTGCCGCAACCATCACCGGCTTTGAGGATGTGCCTGCCAATAACGAGGGTGCCCTTATGAAGGCGGTGGCAAACCAACCAGTGTCTGTAGCTGTGGACGGAGGAGACATGACGTTCCAATTCTACTCTGGTGGGGTGATGACTGGGTCCTGCGGCACTGACTTGGACCATGGAATTGCAGCCATTGGATATGGAAAGACTAGTGATGGCACGAGCTATTGGTTGATGAAGAATTCATGGGGCACAACTTGGGGCGAAGATGGGTACTTGAGAATGGAGAAAGACATTGCAGACAAGAAGGGCATGTGTGGTCTTGCCATGGAGCCTTCTTACCCAACAAAATAG